A region of Panicum virgatum strain AP13 chromosome 8N, P.virgatum_v5, whole genome shotgun sequence DNA encodes the following proteins:
- the LOC120686851 gene encoding WAT1-related protein At5g64700-like: MSSIAPHPVGASVERSTGMEEAATVDEAAERKKAAAATGLMWKVPAAMVLVQLIITGLILLSKVVISRGMFILALHAYRSAFGTICILPFAVFYERGMWKEMNWRAFGWICLNSCIGYALPTCLNYYGLRDTTPSYAAIFQNIVPLITFILSIVFRMEKLRFRTVTGSLKVAGILLAVGGTMLLSFYKGKTLHLWGSILHYHSYEKEYAANHHVRGTILLLGSSLTFACWYPIQSMVNEVYPHKYWSSLATCFLGGLQTTLIGIILRRDRNSWKLGWDLQLLTIVYTGVLATAVRYNLESWAVTKRGPVYPPMFIPLITVFTTVLGSIFLGDAITIGSMLGAATVITGLYIFLWGKSKELHRK; encoded by the exons ATGAGCAGCATCGCCCCCCATCCTGTTGGAGCCAGCGTGGAGAGATCAACCGGAATGGAAGAAGCTGCCACCGTCGACGAGGCGGCGGAGAGGAAGAAGGCTGCTGCTGCGACGGGGCTGATGTGGAAGgtgccggcggccatggtgctGGTGCAGCTGATCATCACGGGGCTGATCCTGCTGTCAAAGGTGGTGATCAGCCGCGGCATGTTCATCTTGGCGCTCCACGCCTACCGCAGTGCCTTTGGCACCATCTGCATCCTTCCTTTCGCAGTGTTCTACGAGAG GGGGATGTGGAAGGAGATGAACTGGCGAGCCTTTGGATGGATCTGCCTCAACTCGTGCATAGG GTATGCGTTGCCAACATGCTTAAACTACTATGGTCTTCGGGATACTACGCCATCCTATGCTGCCATCTTTCAAAACATAGTTCCTCTGATCACCTTCATTCTATCCATAGTTTTCAG AATGGAGAAATTGCGATTCAGGACTGTGACTGGGTCACTGAAGGTAGCAGGCATCCTGCTTGCTGTAGGAGGTACAATGCTCCTTAGCTTTTACAAGGGCAAGACTCTGCATCTTTGGGGTTCCATTTTACATTACCACTCATACGAGAAGGAATATGCTGCAAACCATCATGTAAGAGGAACAATTCTCTTGCTAGGCAGCAGCCTCACCTTTGCATGCTGGTACCCAATTCAG TCAATGGTCAATGAAGTGTACCCACATAAGTATTGGTCATCCCTGGCGACATGTTTTCTTGGAGGACTTCAGACAACCCTAATTGGAATAATACTAAGAAGAGATAGGAATTCCTGGAAGCTTGGATGGGATCTACAACTTCTGACCATTGTGTACACG GGGGTACTGGCAACAGCTGTGAGATACAATCTGGAGTCATGGGCCGTTACCAAGCGAGGCCCAGTGTACCCACCAATGTTTATTCCATTGATAACTGTCTTCACTACTGTTTTGGGCTCCATATTTTTAGGGGATGCAATTACCATTGGAAG CATGCTTGGTGCAGCAACAGTAATAACGGGGCTCTACATTTTCCTCTGGGGTAAATCAAAAGAGCTACACAGAAAGTAA